In Anaerohalosphaeraceae bacterium, the genomic window CTAGTTTTCGTTTGGGTTTTACCGTGATGCCGATGCCGAAACCGTCCAATTCGACACGCTGGCAAAAGAGGCAGTCTGCATCCACATAGAGAACGGGTTCGCTGAAGTGTTCAAAATAATGTTTCAGACAGGAGGGTTTATGAGTGGCGTTTATAAATGGAGTCGATTTATAAATGGTGTAGGATTTGTAGTGCCTGCTGACTTCCAAAGGAATGAGTGTGCAGTCCAATTCGGCGGTTTCTTCAGGCGTCAGGCCGATGTCATAGACGAGCAGCGGCTGATGATAAAGACGACGGACACTGGCTGCCAGCGGTTTGACACAGTGAAAAAAGCTGCTGTCACAGGCGGTCAGAATTTGCATAATGCTCCCTTTCCGGAACGAATCTCCTTTTGAAAAGAGGATACAATAAATACGTTCTGGAAACAAGGTTTTTTAGATTTTGCTGGAAATCCGCTGCGGTCTTGATGAAGGGGCAATTCCATTGCTTTTTGACCTTCTTATTCTATAATTCGGTGGAAAAAGACTTGTTTGAGAAAATCGGTATTTTATGACGGTTCAAATAACAGCCATTATTCCGGCGGCCGGTCAGGGACAGCGGTGGAATCGTGCCTTTGGTACGCTCAAGCAGCTGGTTCCGGTCTGTGATAATCGGCAGCCCCTTCTGATTCGGACGATTCAGATGCTCCGAGACAGAGGGGTAGGGACTGTCTATGTCCTGACGAGAGAACCGGAAATTGTAAAGGCGGCGGCTGGAAGTGCAGAGGTACTGCCGCCTGCAGCAGACCGCTATTTAAGTGATACGATTCTTTCTTCTCGTTCAGTCTGGTCGGAAAAGACGGTTGTTTTACTCGGTGATGTCTATTTCAGTTCTGCCTGCATTGATTCGATTGTCCGGTTCGAACAGGAGCATCGCTTTTGGGGAATCGGGCATGGGTCGGCGGTTTGCCGGAACAATCTCAGACGCCCTGAATTGTTTGCATTTTCTTTTTTGGATTCGGCCTATTCAGAAGTGGAGAAGAGTTTACGCGAAAACTCTTTGCTGGCGGAGCTGCGGGACAAAGGCCGGATGTTCTGGAGGGCGCTTGGGTGCGGCCGGAAGATTTTCATTCCGTTTTTCCGGCAGAATTATTCACCCAAACCGTCCCATTGGTTTCGAGAAAGAGGGTTTCGAGGCAACGATTTCTGGAGGGCGTACCGCTGTTGGCAGCGGAAGCAGCCGGTCTATGCGTATCAATACGGCAAACTGTGGGGGCTGTATCGGCTGCTTGACAGGGTAGATCCGTTTGGGAGCCCCGATTATAAATGGCCCCAGGACCAATCCGGACATTTTGTTCAGGTGGAGGACCAGACGCAGGATATCGACAGTCCGGAGGACTATCAGCAGTTGTGTCTGCTTTGGAACGGTTCAATTCAGGCAATGAATCAAATGAAAGACGCGTCAGCAGGATGAACCCATGAGCGGATTGGAGATTTTGGCAGCGGTCCTGATTGCGGCTCAGATTGTTTTCACCATTCAGGTGATAAACAATACCCGTTATGCCCTGCAGAAATATAAACGGATTCGCGGGTATCGCACCAAAGCGGCGGTGATTGTGCCCTGCCGGGGGCTGGATGAGGCGTTTGAGGAGAATATCCGCTCGTTTTTTCTGCAGGATTATGAGCCGTATGTGCTGCTGTTTGTGGTAGAGGATGAGCAGGACCCGGCGTATCCGGTCCTAAAACGGCTGATGGAGCAATACCGCCCTCGAAGCCGGGCGAACGACGTGCGGCTGCTGACGGCAGGGCGGGCGAGCGGATGCAGCCAGAAGCTGCACAATCTGCTCTGTGCGGTTCGGCAGGCCGATGCGGATACGCAGGTGCTGGCGTTTGCCGATTCGGATGCGTGTGTCGGGCCGAACTGGCTCAGTCATCTGGTCTATCCGCTGCGGGAGACCCAGGCGGCCAAAAACGGGGCCGCAACGGGCTATCGCTGGTTTGTGCCGAAGACGCCGAATTGGGCGACGCTGACCCTGTCGGCGGTCAATGCCAAGATTGCCCAGCTGCTGGGCAATACGCGATTTAATCTGGCCTGGGGCGGGTCGATGGCGATTCGGGTGGATACGTTCCGCCGGCTGAATCTGGAACAGATTTGGGCTTCGGCGCTGAGCGACGACCTTTCTTTGAGCGAGGCCGTTGTCAAAGCCGGGCTGAAGATTGCTTTTGTCCCTGCGTGTATGTCGGCTTCCTATGAGTCGGTTTCGTGGAAGGAACTGTGGGAGTTTGGGCGTCGGCAGTTTCTGATTACGCGGGTGTATCGTCCGAAGATGTGGCTGTTCGGTCTTTTTTGTTCTGTATTCGCGGTGTTTGGGCTTTGGGGCGGGGTTGCGGCGGCGGTGTGGACACTCCAGACAGGGCGCCCGTCGTGGATTCTTTTACTCTGGCCTGCTGTGTTTGCTTTTTGTCAGTGGCTTCATGCCTTTTTACGGCAAAGAATGATTGGACGGCTCCTGGAGAAAGACCGGGACCGCCTTAAGCCGGCGGCGAGGGCGGATTTGGTTCTCTTTTGGCTTTTCTCGATGATTATGCTGGCGGTTATTGCGGCCTCTGCGGTTGGGAATACACTCACCTGGCGGGGGATTCGCTATCGGCTGCGAGGGCCGATGCGGGTGGAAATCCTTTCGGCGGATTAGCGGCAGCGGAGAGTTCGGAGCAGGTTTTCCAGCAGGGGTTTGAAGTTGCGAACAGCCTGAGCCCGATGGGAGATGCGGTTCTTCTCTTCGGCGGGAAGCTGGGCGGCGGTTTTGTTCAGGGACGGCAGCCAAAAAATCGGGTCATAGCCGAAGCCGTTTTCCCCCAGCGGCTCTTCTGTAATGAATCCTTCAACTGTTCCTTTTGTTTCCAGAAGCACCTGCTCGGCATCGGCCAGACACAAACAGCAGACAAAACGAGCTGTCCGCTGCTGCGTCGGAACTCCTTTGAGAAGCCGCAGCACTTTTTCGTAATTGAGCCGGTCAATAGTTTTGCGGTCGGGGTGTTCTCCCCGGATGGAATAGTCTTCAGCGGCAAAGCGGGCACTGTGAACGCCGGGTTTGCCGCCGAGGGCGTCGATGACCAGACCGGAGTCGTCGGCCAGCGTAAGCAGTCCGGAGCCGCGGGCATAGCCGAGGGCCTTCTTGCGGGCGTTGGCGGCAAAGGTCTCGCCATCCTCCGGTACGGCGAGCAGATGGGGAAAGTCGGCCAGCGTTTTCCAGAGTACCTGCTCGGCCAGTTCGCCCAGCATCGCCGTCAGCTCGGCCAATTTTCCCGGATTGGTCGTCGCAACAAGAATGGCGGGTTTGTCAAGATTCATTGAGTATTTCCAAGACGTTTGATTTCTTCTCTGATTTCGTCTATCACCTCGGGATTTTGGATTATCTTTTTCTTTCCGTCTGTTATGGAAATGATATAAAAAACCTTGCCGCTGTATTTTTCAGTGAATTTCTGATGTGTTTTCTTTTGAAATTCCAATTCATTGATGATTTGAGTGATATAGGCATGGCCTGCGGGTTTGATTTGAAGCCCGATGTACTTGTTGTTTATTTCAATATAAAAATCAACGTTGTACCCGCGGTCCCATTCATCCGGTGCCGGCTTAATTTCGACTCCGAGTGCCTGCTGGAGCTGTCCATAAATTGTCTGAATTTCGGATTGATACCCGTCAAAGGTTCGATTGATGACAAGATTGATAATAAAATCAATACAGTCCTGCTCGGAAATACTGTCCATTTCCGCGCGGCAGACCTCCGATATTTTTATGAATAATTGCCGTCCGAGTGTCTCCAGGTGCTCTTTTGAGTAAGCATTCTTATAATAAAAAGTTTCCCATTCACGGAGAGTTTTGGGGGCACATTTTCGAATCAGTTCAGAAACTGGACCGACTTTGCTTTTACGGGTCAGTCCCCATCGCATGTTTGCACTGTTTAAGAGCCACTCTTTTGCCATATGGTCGGCCTCGATTCTTTCAGGAATTTCGTATTGTATCGATGGGGTATAGATGCATCCGCTTTCGCCAGCCCCTTTTTAATGAGATGAGCGTTCAGAAACGTTTTATTTGACAGGAATAAGTAGCACAACAGGTGATTGTCTTCATCATAGGCGATTTGGTCAAACTTAAGAAAAACCTTTTGCCCTTTTGTTTTTTCTTCTAGGAAAGCAACGGCGTCCTGCCGGGTTTCTTCTTTCTCCGCTACTCCCAGTAAACGGATCGTGAGCCCATTGTCCAGTTTAAGCAGGTTTGGAGCGAGCACTTGTTTGACCCGAAAGAAGTCTTTGGGTGACGGCGTATCGCGGTTGATTTTTGAGCCGAAGGAGATTCGTCTCGGGTCTATTTTTTTGTCGAATTGGACAGGATCCTTGAAAATATACGGAAGTTTTTGGATGGCATTTTTCCAATCTTTCCGGCTTGTTTGAGCGTTTCGAAACTCAATGATGCTGTCTGCAAAGATGGTTTGTTGTTCTGTACCCAGTTTTTTTTCAATTAAACTGCGAAAATCTTTGTTAATTTCATAGCCGATGGAATTGCGCTGCTGGCGGATGGCAGCGAGGGTTGTCGTTCCGCTTCCCAGGAAGGGGTCTAGAACGGTATCACCAACGAAACTGAACATTCGAATCAGGCGTTTGGGCAGTTCTTCCGGGAACATCGCCAAATGACCGTTTTGCCGTTCTCCGGGGAAATTCCAGTGTCCGGCAAAGTACTGATTCCATTCTTCGGTTGTAAGTTTGGACATTTTCTTTATTTGGGGGCTGACAGAAGGTCCATTTCCGGGTTTTTTAAATATCAAAATAAACTCATAATCCAGTTTGAGAATGCCGTTTCGGGGATAGGGAAAGGAGCCCATGATGGAAGCGCCCCCGGTCGTGTTGCAGGTTGTCACTTTCTGCCAGATAACGGCCCCCATATAATCCAGCCCGATTGTCTCGCAGAATTTGATGATTTCGGTTCGTATCGGAATGATTTTATATCGGCCGTAATAGACGGAGCGGGCGAATTGGTCACCAATGTTGATGCAGAGCCGGCAGCCCTTATGAAGAACTCGAAAACATTCTGACCATACAAGATTCAGATTGTTGATATATTCCTCATAAGTATGGTCAAAGCCGATTTGATCCGGCGAACCATAATCTTTCAGCTGCCAATAGGGCGGGGAAGTGATAATCAGATGTACGGATTCGGATGGTACATCCGACATATCTCGGCTGTCCCCAAAAATGATTGTATGTCTCGTTTGCATAAGGATTCGAAGGCACTGTCTGATTAGCTATTATTATACAGACAGCATTTGTGCTTTCCAATAGAAAGCTGTCGGATGTCTGAAAAGCCGCAAGAAAGTCAGCTGAGGAGTTTTTTAAGCAGGGCACGCTGGAAGTGGAGTCGGTTTTCGGCCTGGTCGAAGATGATGGAGTTTTTAGATTCGGCGACCTCGTCGGTGATTTCATAGCCGCGATAGGCCGGCAGGCAGTGCATAATCTTCGCATGGGCCGGGGCTTCGGCCAGCAGCTCCGTGTTGACCTGAAAACCCTGAAAGTCGGCAATCCGCTTTTCTTTTTCGTCTTCCTGTCCCATGCTGACCCAGGTATCCGTATAGATTATGTCCGCATTTCGGACGGCTTCGGCCGGCTTGTTCGTAGTAAAAACGGTACCCGGGCGTGCTTTTTCCGCTTCGGCAATGGTTTGGTCGTCGAGCATATATCCCTTTGGAGCGGCAATCTGATAGCGCAGGCCGAAACGGGCACAGGCCTCGGCCAGGGACCGCGCGACGTTATTGCCGTCGCCGACATAGGCCAGCGTCAGGCCCTCCAGCCGTCCGAAGTGCTCGAGGATGGTCATCATATCCGCCATCACCTGGCAGGGATGAGACCAGTCGCTGAGGGCATTGATAACCGGTACGGTGGACCAGCGGGCCAGTTCGAGCAGGGTTTCGTGCGAGAAGGTTCGGGCCATAATGCCGTCCACATAGCGGGAGAAGACCCGAGCCATGTCCTTGGCGGGCTCGCGCTTGCCGATGATGCCGATGTCTTCGGGTTTTAAGTAAATGGCCGTACCGCCCAAGTCCGACATTGCCACCTGAAAACTGACGCGCGTCCGCAAGCTGACCTTTTCAAACAGCATTGCCAGGACCTTGCCGGAAAGGCAAAGGTCCCGTCCGCCGGATTTGTAGAGTTTTTTCAGGCGAATGCTTAAATCGAGCAGTTCCTGAAGTTCCTGTGTGGAAAAATCCAGAATGGACAGAAAGTGCGTCATTTTTTTGCCTCCTCAGCCAGAACCTCGTCCAGAATGGCAATGGCGCGGTCCAGTTCTTCGGCGGTGATGGTCATGGAGGGCATGAACCGCAGGACGGTATCCTGTGTGCAGTTGATTCGAAGTCCTTTTTCGAGGCAGCGGCTGACAATGCCGGCTCCGGGGACGTTCAGCTGGATGCCGATCATCAGCCCCATGCCGCGGATGCCTTCGATAAACGGGTATTTGGATTTCAGCTCGTTGAGTTTGCGGCAGGCATAGTCGCCCATCCGCTGGGCGTTTTCGAGCAGGTGTTCGGCTTCGATAGCCTCGATGACGGCGATGCCGGCAGCGCAGGCCAGCGGATTGCCCCCGAAGGTGGAGGCGTGCGTGCCGGGCACGAGGGCGGCGGCGATTTCGGGCTTGGCAATCATCGCTCCGATGGCGACGCCTCCGCCGAGGGCCTTGGCCAGGGTGATGATGTCCGGAACCACGTCGAAATGCTGGTAGGCGAACCATTTTCCGGTTCGGCCCATACCGGTCTGGACTTCATCGAGAATCATCACAGCGCCGGCTTCGTCGCAGAGGTTTCGGATGGTATGCAGGTATTCTGCTGTGGCCGGGTTGATGCCGCCCTCGCCCTGAATGGGTTCAATCATAACCGCCGCCACTTCCTCATCGAAGGCCTCTGTGAGGGCCTGAATGTCGTTGAAAGGCACGTATTCAAAGCCGGGCACGAGAGGCATAAAGCCGTCGTGATATTTCGGCTGGGCGGTGGCCGTCACGGCTCCGAAGGTTCGTCCGTGGAAGCTTTTTTCCGCTGTGATGATCTTGTACTTGCCCTTGGCGGTGTACTTTCGGGCCAGTTTGAGGGCGGCTTCGTTGGCTTCTGCGCCGCTGTTGCAGAAGAAGCATTTGCCGCCGAACGACCGCTCCGACAGCAGTTTGGCCAGCTGTCCCTGCGGAAGGGTGTAGAAGGTGTTGTCCATGTGCAGCAGCTGGGCGGCCTGTTTCTGGACGGCCTCGACGACGCGCGGATGGCAGTGGCCGATGCCGCTGACGGCCCAGCCTGGGAACAAATCAAGAATCTGATTGCCCTCCAGGTCAATCATGATATTGCCCTTGCCCTGAACGATGACCTTGGGCAGCCGGCCGTAATTGCCGATGACGTATCGATTGTATAATTCAATGACTTCCTGTGTATTCATGGGGCTCTTCCTTTCGCCGAATCGGCGGCTTATTTGACTATCTGGGTACCAATGCCTTTGTCCGTGTAAATCTCCAGCAGCAGCGAATGCTCGAATCTGCCGTTGATGATGTGGGCCTTTTTGGTACCGCCGTCGATGGCGGTCAGGCAGGCCTCGACTTTGGGCATCATTCCGGAGGTGATGATGCCGTCGGCAATCATCTTGGCGATTTCGCCCTCGGTCAGCGTGGAGATGTAGCTGTCCGGGTCGTCTTTGTTGGTTCGGATGCCGTGTGTATCGCTGAGGACGACGAGTTTTTCGGCTTTGACGGCGGCGGCGATTTTGCCGGCGACGCTGTCGGCGTTGACATTCAGCTTGCCGCCCGTGCGGGTCAGGGCCACCGGTGCAATCACAGGGATGACGCCCGCCTGACAGAGCATCGTGAGCAGTTCCGCATTGACATC contains:
- a CDS encoding NTP transferase domain-containing protein, whose product is MTVQITAIIPAAGQGQRWNRAFGTLKQLVPVCDNRQPLLIRTIQMLRDRGVGTVYVLTREPEIVKAAAGSAEVLPPAADRYLSDTILSSRSVWSEKTVVLLGDVYFSSACIDSIVRFEQEHRFWGIGHGSAVCRNNLRRPELFAFSFLDSAYSEVEKSLRENSLLAELRDKGRMFWRALGCGRKIFIPFFRQNYSPKPSHWFRERGFRGNDFWRAYRCWQRKQPVYAYQYGKLWGLYRLLDRVDPFGSPDYKWPQDQSGHFVQVEDQTQDIDSPEDYQQLCLLWNGSIQAMNQMKDASAG
- a CDS encoding glycosyltransferase is translated as MSGLEILAAVLIAAQIVFTIQVINNTRYALQKYKRIRGYRTKAAVIVPCRGLDEAFEENIRSFFLQDYEPYVLLFVVEDEQDPAYPVLKRLMEQYRPRSRANDVRLLTAGRASGCSQKLHNLLCAVRQADADTQVLAFADSDACVGPNWLSHLVYPLRETQAAKNGAATGYRWFVPKTPNWATLTLSAVNAKIAQLLGNTRFNLAWGGSMAIRVDTFRRLNLEQIWASALSDDLSLSEAVVKAGLKIAFVPACMSASYESVSWKELWEFGRRQFLITRVYRPKMWLFGLFCSVFAVFGLWGGVAAAVWTLQTGRPSWILLLWPAVFAFCQWLHAFLRQRMIGRLLEKDRDRLKPAARADLVLFWLFSMIMLAVIAASAVGNTLTWRGIRYRLRGPMRVEILSAD
- the rdgB gene encoding RdgB/HAM1 family non-canonical purine NTP pyrophosphatase; protein product: MNLDKPAILVATTNPGKLAELTAMLGELAEQVLWKTLADFPHLLAVPEDGETFAANARKKALGYARGSGLLTLADDSGLVIDALGGKPGVHSARFAAEDYSIRGEHPDRKTIDRLNYEKVLRLLKGVPTQQRTARFVCCLCLADAEQVLLETKGTVEGFITEEPLGENGFGYDPIFWLPSLNKTAAQLPAEEKNRISHRAQAVRNFKPLLENLLRTLRCR
- a CDS encoding MjaI family restriction endonuclease encodes the protein MAKEWLLNSANMRWGLTRKSKVGPVSELIRKCAPKTLREWETFYYKNAYSKEHLETLGRQLFIKISEVCRAEMDSISEQDCIDFIINLVINRTFDGYQSEIQTIYGQLQQALGVEIKPAPDEWDRGYNVDFYIEINNKYIGLQIKPAGHAYITQIINELEFQKKTHQKFTEKYSGKVFYIISITDGKKKIIQNPEVIDEIREEIKRLGNTQ
- a CDS encoding DNA methyltransferase; this encodes MQTRHTIIFGDSRDMSDVPSESVHLIITSPPYWQLKDYGSPDQIGFDHTYEEYINNLNLVWSECFRVLHKGCRLCINIGDQFARSVYYGRYKIIPIRTEIIKFCETIGLDYMGAVIWQKVTTCNTTGGASIMGSFPYPRNGILKLDYEFILIFKKPGNGPSVSPQIKKMSKLTTEEWNQYFAGHWNFPGERQNGHLAMFPEELPKRLIRMFSFVGDTVLDPFLGSGTTTLAAIRQQRNSIGYEINKDFRSLIEKKLGTEQQTIFADSIIEFRNAQTSRKDWKNAIQKLPYIFKDPVQFDKKIDPRRISFGSKINRDTPSPKDFFRVKQVLAPNLLKLDNGLTIRLLGVAEKEETRQDAVAFLEEKTKGQKVFLKFDQIAYDEDNHLLCYLFLSNKTFLNAHLIKKGLAKADASIPHRYNTKFLKESRPTIWQKSGS
- the argF gene encoding ornithine carbamoyltransferase — encoded protein: MTHFLSILDFSTQELQELLDLSIRLKKLYKSGGRDLCLSGKVLAMLFEKVSLRTRVSFQVAMSDLGGTAIYLKPEDIGIIGKREPAKDMARVFSRYVDGIMARTFSHETLLELARWSTVPVINALSDWSHPCQVMADMMTILEHFGRLEGLTLAYVGDGNNVARSLAEACARFGLRYQIAAPKGYMLDDQTIAEAEKARPGTVFTTNKPAEAVRNADIIYTDTWVSMGQEDEKEKRIADFQGFQVNTELLAEAPAHAKIMHCLPAYRGYEITDEVAESKNSIIFDQAENRLHFQRALLKKLLS
- a CDS encoding aspartate aminotransferase family protein, which codes for MNTQEVIELYNRYVIGNYGRLPKVIVQGKGNIMIDLEGNQILDLFPGWAVSGIGHCHPRVVEAVQKQAAQLLHMDNTFYTLPQGQLAKLLSERSFGGKCFFCNSGAEANEAALKLARKYTAKGKYKIITAEKSFHGRTFGAVTATAQPKYHDGFMPLVPGFEYVPFNDIQALTEAFDEEVAAVMIEPIQGEGGINPATAEYLHTIRNLCDEAGAVMILDEVQTGMGRTGKWFAYQHFDVVPDIITLAKALGGGVAIGAMIAKPEIAAALVPGTHASTFGGNPLACAAGIAVIEAIEAEHLLENAQRMGDYACRKLNELKSKYPFIEGIRGMGLMIGIQLNVPGAGIVSRCLEKGLRINCTQDTVLRFMPSMTITAEELDRAIAILDEVLAEEAKK